ACTTTCCGTTTCAACTTCTCACACGGTGACCACCAAGAACAAGGTGAGCGTATGGCAACTGTTAAACTTGCTGAAAAACTTGCAGGTAAAAAAGTTGGTTTCCTTCTTGATACTAAAGGACCTGAAATCCGTACAGAATTGTTTGAAGGTGACGCAAAAGAGTACTCTTACAAAACTGGTGAAAAAATCCGTGTTGCAACTAAACAAGGAATCAAATCAACTCGTGAAGTGATTGCTTTGAACGTTGCTGGTGCTCTTGATATCTACGATGATGTTGAAGTTGGTCGTCAAGTATTGGTTGACGATGGTAAATTGGGTCTTCGCGTTGTTGCAAAAGACGATGCAACTCGTGAATTTGAAGTAGAAGTTGAAAACGACGGAATTATCGCTAAACAAAAAGGTGTAAATATCCCTAATACTAAAATTCCTTTCCCAGCTCTTGCTGAACGTGACAACGATGATATCCGTTTCGGTTTGGAACAAGGTATCAACTTCATCGCTATTTCATTCGTACGTACTGCAAAAGACGTCAACGAAGTTCGTGCAATCTGTGAAGAAACTGGTAACGGTCACGTTCAATTGTTTGCGAAAATCGAAAACCAACAAGGTATCGATAACTTGGATGAAATCATTGAAGCTGCTGACGGTATCATGATCGCCCGTGGTGACATGGGTATCGAAGTACCATTCGAAATGGTTCCAGTTTACCAAAAAATGATTATTACAAAAGTAAATGCAGCTGGTAAAGTCGCTATCACAGCAACAAACATGCTTGAAACTATGACTGAAAAACCACGTGCAACGCGTTCAGAAGTATCAGATGTGTTTAACGCTGTTATCGACGGAACCGACGCTACAATGCTTTCAGGTGAGTCTGCAAATGGTAAATATCCACTGGAGTCAGTTACTACGATGGCAACTATTGACAAAAATGCTCAAACTCTTTTAAAAGAATACGGTCGCTTGTCATCTGTTAACTTGTCACGTAATTCTAAGACTGAGGTTATGGCTTCAGCTGTTAAGGATGCGACAAATTCTATGAATATCAAGTTGGTGGTTACTCTTACTAAGACAGGTCACACTGCTCGTTTGATTTCTAAATACCGTCCAGATGCTGATATCTTGGCAATCACTTTCGATGAATTGACTCAGCGTGGTTTGATGCTTAACTGGGGAGTTATTCCAGTAACCACTGATCGCCCATCAAACACTGATGATATGTTTGATCTCGCTGAAAGAATTGCAGTTGAGCAAGGTTTGGTAGAATCTGGTGATGATATTGTTATCGTTGCAGGTGTACCACTTGGCGAAGCTGTTCGTACAAACACAATGCGCATCCGCACTGTACGCTAATCTAACATTACAAAGCCTATCATATCAAGCTTTATCGCTTGTGTGATAGGTCTTTTTTTATCGAAATAGAATGTTTAATCAATAGGAATGGGAAAAAACTGAAAATTATGATATAATAGAACGAAAAGACCTTTTTAGTAAATTTTGAAAGAGTAAAACATGAGAAAAATTGTCATCAATGGTGGACGTCCATTGCAAGGTGAGATCACCATTAGTGGTGCTAAAAATAGTGTTGTAGCGCTTATTCCAGCTATTATCTTATCAGATGATATTGTCACTTTAGATTGTGTTCCAGATATTTCAGACGTTGCTAGTCTTGTCGAAATCATGGAAATTATGGGGGCGACTGTTAAGCGTTATGAGGATGTCTTGGAGATTGATCCAAGAGGTGTTCAGAACATTCCTATGCCTTATGGCAAGATTAATAGCTTGCGTGCTTCTTATTATTTCTACGGAAGTCTTTTAGGTCGCTTTGGTGAAGCTACAGTTGGACTTCCTGGTGGATGTGATCTGGGACCTCGTCCGATTGATCTTCACTTAAAAGCCTTTGAAGCCATGGGTGCTAAGGTCAGCTATGAGGGAGATAATATGAATTTATCTGCCCAAGGTAAGGGGCTTCATGGCGCAAGTATTTACATGGATACCGTTAGCGTTGGAGCAACGATTAACACCATGATTGCTGCGGTTAAAGCTAAGGGACGTACTGTCATTGAAAATGCGGCTCGTGAACCGGAAATTATTGATGTCGCTACCCTTTTGAACAATATGGGGGCCCATATTCGTGGTGCAGGAACTGATATTATCATTATTGATGGTGTCGAGAAACTTCATGGAACGCGTCATCAGGTTATTCCAGACCGTATCGAAGCTGGAACCTATATTTCACTTGCTGCGGCGGTAGGAAAAGGAATTCGCATTAACAACGTTCTCTATGAACATTTAGAAGGCTTTATCGCCAAACTAGAGGAAATGGGCGTTCGTATGACGGTCTCAGAAGACAGTATCTTCGTTGAAGAACAGTCTGATTTGAAGGCCATCAATATCAAAACAGCTCCCTATCCAGGGTTCGCAACCGATTTGCAACAGCCTATCACGCCACTTTTACTAACTGCCCAAGGTCGTGGAACTATTATTGATACGATTTATGAGAAACGTGTTAATCATGTCTTTGAGTTAGCAAAAATGGATGCGGATATTACGACTACAAACGATCACATTATTTACAACGGTGGTCGTAAGTTACACGGGGCAAGTGTAAAAGCTACAGACTTGCGAGCTGGTGCTGCACTTGTCATCGCTGGTTTGATGGCTCAGGGCCAGACTGAAATTACGAATATTGAGTTTATCCTTCGTGGCTACTCAGATATTATTGAAAAATTGCGTAGTCTTGGAGCGGATATTACACTCGTTGAAGACTAAGCCGTTGAGGTGATTATGAATATTTGGACCAAATTAGCAATGTTTTCTTTTTTTGAAACGGAGCGCTTGTATTTGCGTCCTTTCTTTTTTAGTGACAGTCAAGCGTTTTTTGAGATTGCTTCAAACCCTGAGAATTTACAGTTTATTTTTCCCAGTCAAGCAAGTTTGGAAGAAAGTCAGTACGCACTTGCTAACTATTTTATGAAGAATCCTCTAGGGGTTTGGGCAATTTGTCTCCAAGGAAATCAGGAAATGATTGGCTCCATTAAATTTGAAAAAATCGATGAAATCAAAAAAGAAGCAGAAATTGGTTACTTCTTAAAAAAGGATTCTTGGTCACAAGGTTTTATGACAGAAGTGGTTACCAAGCTTTGTCAGCTTTCCTTTGAAGAATTTGGTTTAAAACAATTATCCATCATCACTCATTTGGAGAATCAAGCTAGTCAAAAAGTAGCCTTAAAATCAGGCTTTAACCTCGTCCGACAGTTTAAAGGGAGCGATCGCTATACACGAAAAATGAGGGACTATCTTGAATTTCGATACATAAAAGGAGAATTCAATGAGTAAACACCAGGAAATTTTGTCCTATCTGGAAGAGTTGCCAATTGGGAAGAGAGTTAGTGTACGCAGTATTTCCAATCACCTAGGTGTTAGTGACGGAACAGCCTACCGAGCTATCAAAGAAGCTGAAAATCGTGGCATCGTTGAAACTCGGCCACGTAGTGGAACCATACGGGTCAAGTCCCAGAAAGTGGCCATTGAGAGGCTAACCTATGCTGAAATTGCTGAAGTCACCTCCTCTGAAGTTTTAGCTGGTCAGGAAGGGCTTGAGAGAGAGTTTAGTAAATTCTCCATTGGGGCTATGACAGAGCAAAATATCCTGTCTTATCTCCATGATGGCGGTCTTTTGATCGTAGGTGACCGTACTCGCATTCAACTTTTAGCCTTGGAAAATGAAAATGCAGTCCTTGTAACGGGTGGTTTTCATGTGCAGGACGATGTTCTTGAGTTGGCTAATAAAAAAGGGATTCCAGTTCTAAGAAGTAAACATGACACTTTTACAGTAGCGACCATGATTAACAAAGCTCTCTCAAATGTTCAAATCAAAACCGATATTCTGACAGTCGAAAAGCTCTATCGTCCCAGTCATGAGTATGGTTTTTTGAGAGAAACGGATACGGTAAAAGACTATCTAGACTTGGTCCGTAAGAACAGAAGTAGTCGTTTTCCAGTCATTAACCAACATCAAGTGGTTGTTGGGGTTGTTACTATGCGTGACGCAGGAGATAAATCCCCCAGCACGACGATTGACAAGGTGATGACACGTAGTATCTTTGTAACAGGATTAGCGACTAATATTGCCAATGTCAGTCAACGAATGATTGCAGAAGATTTTGAGATGGTTCCCGTTGTCAGAAGTAACCAAACCTTGCTCGGTGTCGTAACACGACGAGATGTCATGGAAAAGATGAGCCGTTCCCAAGTTTCTGCTTTGCCGACCTTCTCAGAGCAAATCGGGCAAAAACTCTCTTATCATCATGATGAAGTCGTTATTACTGTTGAGCCCTTCATGTTGGAGAAAAATGGTGTCCTTGCTAATGGAGTCTTGGCTGAAATCCTCAACCATATGACCCAAGACCTCGTTGTCAATAGCGGACGTAATCTCATCATTGAGCAGATGTTGATTTATTTCTTGCAGGCTGTGCAGATAGATGATACTTTGCGGATTCAGGCTCGTATTATTCACCACACGAGACGCTCAGCTATTATTGATTATGATATTTATCATGGTCATCAGATTGTTTCAAAAGCAAATGTTACGGTTAAAATTAATTAGAATCTAGGAGAAAAAATGATAACTTTAAAATCAGCACGTGAAATCGAAGCCATGGACAAGGCTGGTGATTTCCTAGCAAGTATCCATATCGGCTTACGTGATTTGATTAAGCCAGGCGTGGATATGTGGGAAGTTGAAGAGTACGTTCGACGACGTTGTAAAGAGGAGAATTTCCTTCCTTTACAGATTGGTGTGGATGGTGCAGTCATGGATTACCCCTATGCCACTTGTTGCTCTCTCAACGACGAAGTAGCTCACGCTTTTCCACGTCATTACATCTTGAAAGAGGGCGATTTGCTCAAGGTTGACATGGTATTGGGTGGTCCGATTGCCAAATCCGACCTCAATGTATCTAAACTCAACTTCAACAATGTTGAGCAAATGAAAAAATACACCCAAAGTTATACTGGTGGTTTAGCTGACTCATGTTGGGCTTACGCGGTTGGTACACCGTCTGAAGAAGTGAAAAACCTGATGGACGTGACCAAGGAAGCTATGTATAAAGGGATTGAGCAAGCAGTTGTTGGCAATCGTATCGGTGATATCGGTGCAGCCATTCAAGAATACGCTGAAAGTCGCGGTTACGGTGTCGTTCGTGATTTGGTTGGTCATGGTGTTGGTCCAACTATGCACGAGGAGCCAATGGTTCCTAACTACGGTATTGCAGGGCGTGGACTCCGTCTCCGTGAAGGAATGGTACTAACTATTGAACCCATGATCAATACTGGTGACTGGGAAATTGATACAGATATGAAGACTGGCTGGGCTCATAAGACTATAGATGGCGGCCTGTCTTGCCAATATGAACACCAGTTTGTGATTACCAAAGACGGTCCTGTTATCTTGACTAGTCAAGGTGAAGAAGGAACGTATTAAAATAAAGGGAGCTTAGCTCCTTTTTTTGTGTCAACTTTAGTCAAAATAAATAAGCGTAGCAGACTTCTTACAAATTTATCCTTTTGTAGTAAAATAGGATTAGAATTTTGAGAAAGTAGGTAATTCGTTGGAGTCGATTATATTTCTAGTATCCGTTTTTTTAGCAGGTATCCTGTCCTTCTTTTCACCCTGCATCTTTCCTTTGCTACCTGTCTATGCTGGTATTTTACTGGATGATCAGGGAAATTCGAAAAGCTTTCGCTTTTTTGGAAGAGACGTTGCATGGTCTGGTTTAATTCGAACCTTGTGCTTTATTGCAGGAATCTCCCTCATTTTCTTTATTTTGGGATTTGGAGCTGGATTCCTAGGGCACATGCTCTATGCAGACTGGTTTCGTTATGCTATGGGAATAGTCATTATTCTTTTAGGGTTTCACCAGATGGAAATCTTGCATTTCAATAAACTGGAGATTCAAAAGACAGTCACCTTCAAACAATCAAAGTCGAATCACTATCTGTCAGCCTTTTTACTTGGGATAACCTTTAGTTTTGGTTGGACCCCTTGTATCGGACCAGTCTTAAGTTCGGTCTTGGCCCTAGCAGCTTCCGGTGGCAATGGTGCTTGGCAAGGAGCCGTGTTAACATTAGTATACACATTGGGAATGGCCCTTCCTTTCATTGTTTTGGCCTTGGCTTCGGGCTGGATTATGCCCTATTTTAGTAAATTAAAACCCCATATGATTTTACTAAAGAAAATCGGGGGAGCTTTGATTATTTTGATGGGATTATTATTAATGCTAGGGCAGTTAAATGCCTTGTCAGGAATTCTTGGATAAAAGGAGAAAAAATGAAAAAAGTTATTTTTGCTGGATTGAGCCTCATGTCTCTATTTTTGTTGATTGCTTGTGGTGAAAAAGAAACCAAACAGAAAAGCAGTCCCAAACAACCTGCTGTACAACAAATCGCAGTCGGTAAGGATGCGCCAGACTTTACCTTGCAGTCTATGGATGGCAAAGAAGTCAAGTTATCAGACTATAAAGGGAAAAAGATCTATTTAAAATTCTGGGCTTCTTGGTGTGGACCATGTAAAAAAAGCATGCCTGAGTTAATGGAATTAGCTGCCAAACAAGATCGAGACTTTGAAATCTTGAGTGTCATTGCACCAGGTCTACAAGGTGAAAAAACAGTTCAAGACTTTCCAAAATGGTACCAAGAACAAGGCTACAAGGATATTCCAGTTCTATATGATACGCAAGCAACTACCTTCCAAGCCTACCAAATTCGTAGTATTCCAACGGAATACTTGATTGACAGTCAAGGTAAAATCGGAAAAATCCAATTTGGTGCTATTAGCAACGCTGATGCAGAAGCGGCTTTTAAAGAAATGAAATAAAGAAAAAATCGCGATTATTCGCGATTTTTTTATAGTTTTTCATTGATAAAGCGGATAAATTGATTCCACCAAACCTTCAAAAAGAAGGCTTTTTCTACTTTCTTTTCAGAAACCATTTCAAAAGATGGTTTGTCGGAAGTGAGATAGCCCTGGCCGACCAAATCCTGATCATCATAGGTCAGAGTACCAACAACCTTGCCTTCTTCCAATGGAGCCATTTCTGATGTTGATTTCGGTGTGAATTGGAGAGTTGGTGTAGTACCGCTTCCGATGCGTTGGACGATGGAAATGTCTGACTTAGCGACAGCTGTCACATTATCTTCTTTACCATCCAGAACTGTTACTTTACTATCGTTGTAAGCTTCACCTTTCTGAACGACAGTTTTTAAGGCAAAGTTTGCAGAAATATAATCTAAAAGTGCTGAAGTAGCAGTAAAACGTGCATAAGGGTTGGTATCTTGTTGATCTGCATTCAAAACAACCGTAATAATACGCATTCCTTTTTCGACAGTGGTTCCAACGAAAGAAGCTCCTGCCTTATCAGTTGTTCCTGTCTTTAAACCGTCAATTCCTCCTCGGTAGGCTGGCATCCCCTCCAACATAGAGTTGGTTGAGTGGATTTCAAGTCCTGCAAAGGTAGAAGTTGGTTTTTTTGTGATTTCCAAAACTTGAGGATAATCTCGGATGAGGTTACGAGCGACGATTGCAACATCGTAGGCACTCAACTTGTTTTCATCGTCTTTTTTAGAACCAGGATAGATATTATCGCCAAGTGTCTCATTATTTAAACCAGTTGTGTTTACAATAGTTGCATCTTGAATTCCCCATTCAAGAAGTTTAGCCCTCATCTTGTCTACGAAGTCTTTCTCAGAACCAGCAATCTTTTCTGCTAGTGCAATGGCAGCGCTGTTTGCACTGGATACCATTGTAGCCTCTAATAGTTGTTCAACAGTATAATTTCGAGCTTCCATAGGGACGTTACTCGCCTCAGAATTAGTTGTAAGTTTGTAAGGATAGTCCGAAATATCAACAGGTGTAGATAGGCTGATAGTTCCTTGTTCCAGAGCTTCATAGACCAAATAAACTGTAACCAGTTTTGTAATAGAAGCAATTTCTACAGGCTGATTTGCATCTTTTTCATAGAGGATTTTTCCAGTTGTAGCCTCGACAGCAATAGCATGTTTAGCAGCAACATCAAACTCCTGAGCAGAAACAGTAGAAGCTGTTCCAAGAACTAAAAGTGTCATAAAAGATAAAATTATTTTTTTCATATTAGCTTTATTTTATCATAAAGAAAAAAAATATTCTCGTTTTTTTACTAAAGCCATCTTATCTTTTTCAGAAATATGGTAAAATAGAGAGAAGGAGGATACCTATGTTCCGCAGAAACAAATTATTTTTTTGGACAGCTGAAATTTTATTATTAACACTGATTTTCTATCTTTGGAGAGAAATGGGAGCCATCATTACTCCCTTCGTGACAGTTGTGAATACCATCATGATTCCATTTTTGCTTGGTGGATTTTTTTACTACATTACAAATCCAGTCGTTACTTTCTTAGAAAAGAGATGTAAGATCAATCGTCTAATTGGTGTCTTGGTCACTCTTTGTGCCTTGATTGGTGCTATCGTTGTAGGGGTCGTTTATCTCTTGCCGATTTTGATTAATCAGTTGACCAGCTTGATTATTTCTAGTCAAAATATCTATAGTAGACTACAAGATTTGATCATCGATTTGTCCATGAATCCAGTCTTCCAAAATATTGATATTCAACAAACAATTCAACAACTGAATCTCTCCTATGTGGATATCCTCCAGAATATCCTGAATAGCGTCAGCAACAGTTTAGGAAGCGTTCTTTCAGCCTTGTTTAGTACAGTTCTGATTCTCATTATGACCCCTGTATTCTTGATTTATTTCTTGTTGGATGGTCATAAGTTGCTACCAATGTTGGAACGTACCGTCTTAAAACATGACAAATTGAATCTTTCTAGCCTTTTAACCAATCTCAATACAACCATAGCGCGCTATATCAGTGGAATTGCGATTGATGCGGTTATTATTGGATGTTTAGCTTATATTGGCTATAGCGTTATCGGATTAAAGTACGCCTTAGTTTTTGCTATTTTCTCTGGAATCGCAAATTTAATTCCTTATGTTGGTCCAAGTATTGGCTTGATTCCAATGGTGATTGCCAATGTGTTCACGGATCCTCATCGTATGTTGATTGCGGTTGCTTATATGCTTATTATTCAGCAGATTGACGGAAATGTTCTCTATCCACGCATCGTTGGAGGGGTTATGAAAGTGCATCCGATTACGATTTTGGTGCTCCTTTTACTGTCAAGTAATATCTACGGTGTCATAGGGATGGTCGTAGCAGTACCTACTTACTCTATTTTTAAAGAAATTACTAAGTTCCTAGCGAAATTATATGAAAACCATAAAGAAGCTCATAAAGAGGCTAAGGAATTGGAAAAAACAGAATCAAATTAAAATCAGGGAAACCTGATTTTTTTGATGAAAATACTATCTCCAAACAAAAAGAAGTTTGAATTTATATTGCCATAAAGAAGCAGAAGAACAGGATTTGATAAGATTTAGATTAATTCACAAAATATGTGTAAAACACTTGCAATTTAGCAGAAATTTGATAAAATAGTAAGGAAAGTTAGACTGTATTGCCTACTGTCTATCTATAAAATATATTTTATTGGAGGCTTTTACTCAAATGGCAAAAGAAAAATACGATCGTAGTAAACCACACGTTAACATTGGTACTATCGGACACGTTGACCACGGTAAAACTACTTTGACTGCAGCTATCACAACTGTATTGGCACGTCGCTTGCCTTCAGCAGTTAACCAACCAAAAGACTATGCGTCTATCGATGCTGCTCCAGAAGAACGCGAACGCGGTATCACTATCAACACTGCGCACGTTGAGTACGAAACTGAAAAACGTCACTACGCTCACATCGACGCTCCAGGACACGCGGACTACGTTAAAAACATGATCACTGGTGCCGCTCAAATGGACGGAGCTATCCTTGTAGTAGCTTCAACTGACGGACCAATGCCACAAACTCGTGAGCACATCCTTCTTTCACGTCAGGTTGGTGTTAAACACCTTATCGTCTTCATGAACAAAATTGACTTGGTAGACGACGAAGAATTGCTTGAATTGGTTGAAATGGAAATCCGTGACCTCTTGTCAGAATACGACTTCCCAGGTGACGATCTTCCAGTTATCCAAGGTTCAGCTCTTAAAGCTCTTGAAGGTGACTCTAAATACGAAGACATCATCATGGAATTGATGAACACTGTTGATGAGTACATCCCAGAACCAGAACGTGACACTGAAAAACCATTGCTTCTTCCAGTCGAGGACGTATTCTCAATCACTGGACGTGGTACAGTTGCTTCAGGACGTATCGACCGTGGTACTGTTCGTGTCAACGACGAAATCGAAATCGTTGGTATCAAAGAAGAAACTCAAAAAGCAGTTGTTACTGGTGTTGAAATGTTCCGTAAACAACTTGACGAAGGTCTTGCTGGAGATAACGTAGGTGTTCTTCTTCGTGGTGTTCAACGTGACGAAATCGAACGTGGACAAGTTATCGCTAAACCAGGTTCAATCAACCCACACACTAAATTCAAAGGTGAAGTCTACATCCTTACTAAAGAAGAAGGTGGACGTCACACTCCATTCTTCAACAACTACCGCCCACAATTCTACTTCCGTACTACTGACGTTACAGGTTCAATCGAACTTCCTGCAGGTACTGAAATGGTAATGCCTGGTGATAACGTGACTATCGACGTTGAGTTGATCCACCCAATCGCCGTAGAACAAGGTACTACATTCTCTATCCGTGAGGGTGGACGTACTGTTGGTTCAGGTATGGTTACAGAAATCGAAGCTTAATTCGATTAAGTTCCCAGAAGAACAATTATTTAAGTCAGACACTAAAAGAATCTTGCCTTGCAAGGTTCTTTTTTTCTTAGTCTATTTGAAGTGCTTCTACTCTAGCAGTATAATCGTTTTTTTGGTATAATAAAAGTTATGGAAATCGAAAAAACCAATCGTATGAACGCCCTTTTTGAATTTTATGCGGCGCTTTTGACAGATAAGCAGATGAACTATATTGAACTCTATTATGCTGATGATTACAGTCTTGCTGAGATTGCTGAAGAGTTCGGTGTCAGTCGTCAGGCTGTTTATGACAATATCAAGCGGACAGAAAAGATTCTAGAAGATTATGAGATGAAACTGCACATGTATTCGGACTACATTGTCCGCAGTCAGATTTTTGACCAGATCTTAGAGCGTTATCCCAAGGATGACTTTCTGCAGGAGCAGATAGAAATTTTAACAAGTATTGATAATAGAGAATAAGAGGAAGAAAAATGGCATTTGAAAGTTTAACAGAACGTTTACAGAACGTCTTTAAAAATCTACGTAAAAAAGGAAAAATATCTGAGGCTGATGTCCAGGAAGCGACCAAAGAGATTCGTTTGGCCTTGCTGGAAGCCGACGTTGCTTTGCCTGTTGTAAAGGACTTTATCAAGAAGGTTCGTGAACGTGCAGTCGGACACGAGGTCATTGATACCCTCAATCCAGCCCAACAGATTATCAAAATCGTTGATGAGGAATTGACAGCCATTTTAGGTTCTGATACTGCTGAGATTATCAAGTCACCTAAGATTCCGACGATCATCATGATGGTTGGTTTGCAAGGGGCTGGTAAAACAACATTTGCTGGTAAGCTGGCTAACAAACTCAAGAAGGAAGAAAATGCTCGTCCTTTAATGATTGCGGCGGATATTTATCGTCCAGCTGCCATCGACCAGTTAAAAACACTTGGACAACAGATTGATGTTCCTGTTTTCGCTCTTGGAACAGAAGTACCAGCTGTTGAGATTGTTCGCCAAGGTTTGGAGCAAGCGCAGGTCAATCACAACGACTATGTTTTGATTGATACGGCAGGGCGTTTGCAGATTGATGAGCTCTTGATGAATGAGCTTCGTGATGTTAAGGCCTTGGCTCAACCAAATGAAATACTGCTCGTCATTGATGCCATGATCGGTCAGGAAGCGGCCAATGTCGCCCGTGAGTTTAATGCTCAGTTAGAAGTGACTGGGGTTATTCTTACCAAGATTGATGGGGATACTCGTGGTGGTGCGGCCCTATCTGTTCGTCATATCACTGGTAAACCAATCAAGTTCACTGGTACGGGTGAAAAGATTACAGATATCGAAACCTTCCACCCAGATCGTATGTCAAGCCGTATCCTTGGTATGGGGGATATGCTGACCTTGATCGAGAAAGCTTCTCAGGAATACGATGAGCAAAAAGCCCTTGAAATGGCTGAGAAGATGCGTGAAAACACCTTTGATTTCAATGATTTCATCGATCAATTGGATCAGGTGCAAAATATGGGGCCAATGGAAGACTTACTCAAGATGATTCCAGGTATGGCTAACAATCCAGCTCTTCAAAGTATGAAGGTGGATGAGCGCCAGATTGCGCGTAAACGTGCCATCGTGTCTTCTATGACTCCTGAAGAGCGTGAAAATCCTGATTTGTTAAATCCAAGTCGTCGCCGTCGTATCGCTGCAGGTTCTGGAAATACCTTTGTTGAAGTCAATAAATTCATCAAGGACTTTAACCAGGCCAAACAGCTCATGCAAGGTGTCATGTCTGGTGATATGAACAAAATGATGAAGCAAATGGGAATCAATCCCAATAACCTTCCTAAAAATATGCCAAATATGGGAGGAATGGATATGTCTGCCCTTGAAGGCATGATGGGACAAGGTGGAATGCCGGATATGTCAGGTCTCGGAGGAGCAGGCATGCCAGATATGAGCCAGATGTTCGGTGGTGGACTCAAAGGTAAAATTGGTGAATTTGCTATGAAACAGTCTATGAAACGCATGGCCAACAAAATGAAAAAAGCGAAGAAAAAACGTAAATAAAAAAGGAAAGCAGAAGTGCTTTCCTTATTAATAAAAAGAACTCTGAATTCGATTCAGAGTTCTTTTGTGTTTGATTGGTTTATTCCCACTCAACGGTTGCTGGTGGTTTACTTGTAATATCGTAGACGATACGGTTAACGTGGTCTACTTCGTTTACGATACGTACTGAAATCTTTTGAAGGACTTCCCAAGGAATCTTGGCAAAGTCAGCTGTCATACCATCGATAGAAGTGATGGCACGAATGGCAATGGTGTAGTCATATGTACGACCGTCACCCATAACACCTACTGAACGAACACCTGTGTTGACAGTGAAATATTGCCAGATATCACGGTCAAGTCCAGCTTTGGCAATTTCTTCACGAAGGATTGCGTCTGACTTACGAACAGTTTCTAGTTTTTCTTCAGTGATTTCACCCATGACACGGATAGCGAGTCCTGGTCCTGGGAATGGTTGACGCCATACGATGTGGTCTGGCATACCAAGCTCTGTACCGAGGGCACGGACTTCGTCTTTATAAAGAGTGTTCAATGGTTCAATCAATTCAAATTGCATGTCTTCTGGAAGACCACCAACATTGTGGTGTGATTTGATGGTTTGAGCAG
This window of the Streptococcus sp. D7B5 genome carries:
- the ffh gene encoding signal recognition particle protein, which translates into the protein MAFESLTERLQNVFKNLRKKGKISEADVQEATKEIRLALLEADVALPVVKDFIKKVRERAVGHEVIDTLNPAQQIIKIVDEELTAILGSDTAEIIKSPKIPTIIMMVGLQGAGKTTFAGKLANKLKKEENARPLMIAADIYRPAAIDQLKTLGQQIDVPVFALGTEVPAVEIVRQGLEQAQVNHNDYVLIDTAGRLQIDELLMNELRDVKALAQPNEILLVIDAMIGQEAANVAREFNAQLEVTGVILTKIDGDTRGGAALSVRHITGKPIKFTGTGEKITDIETFHPDRMSSRILGMGDMLTLIEKASQEYDEQKALEMAEKMRENTFDFNDFIDQLDQVQNMGPMEDLLKMIPGMANNPALQSMKVDERQIARKRAIVSSMTPEERENPDLLNPSRRRRIAAGSGNTFVEVNKFIKDFNQAKQLMQGVMSGDMNKMMKQMGINPNNLPKNMPNMGGMDMSALEGMMGQGGMPDMSGLGGAGMPDMSQMFGGGLKGKIGEFAMKQSMKRMANKMKKAKKKRK
- the pbp3 gene encoding D-alanyl-D-alanine carboxypeptidase PBP3, with product MKKIILSFMTLLVLGTASTVSAQEFDVAAKHAIAVEATTGKILYEKDANQPVEIASITKLVTVYLVYEALEQGTISLSTPVDISDYPYKLTTNSEASNVPMEARNYTVEQLLEATMVSSANSAAIALAEKIAGSEKDFVDKMRAKLLEWGIQDATIVNTTGLNNETLGDNIYPGSKKDDENKLSAYDVAIVARNLIRDYPQVLEITKKPTSTFAGLEIHSTNSMLEGMPAYRGGIDGLKTGTTDKAGASFVGTTVEKGMRIITVVLNADQQDTNPYARFTATSALLDYISANFALKTVVQKGEAYNDSKVTVLDGKEDNVTAVAKSDISIVQRIGSGTTPTLQFTPKSTSEMAPLEEGKVVGTLTYDDQDLVGQGYLTSDKPSFEMVSEKKVEKAFFLKVWWNQFIRFINEKL
- the tuf gene encoding elongation factor Tu, coding for MAKEKYDRSKPHVNIGTIGHVDHGKTTLTAAITTVLARRLPSAVNQPKDYASIDAAPEERERGITINTAHVEYETEKRHYAHIDAPGHADYVKNMITGAAQMDGAILVVASTDGPMPQTREHILLSRQVGVKHLIVFMNKIDLVDDEELLELVEMEIRDLLSEYDFPGDDLPVIQGSALKALEGDSKYEDIIMELMNTVDEYIPEPERDTEKPLLLPVEDVFSITGRGTVASGRIDRGTVRVNDEIEIVGIKEETQKAVVTGVEMFRKQLDEGLAGDNVGVLLRGVQRDEIERGQVIAKPGSINPHTKFKGEVYILTKEEGGRHTPFFNNYRPQFYFRTTDVTGSIELPAGTEMVMPGDNVTIDVELIHPIAVEQGTTFSIREGGRTVGSGMVTEIEA
- a CDS encoding putative DNA-binding protein — its product is MEIEKTNRMNALFEFYAALLTDKQMNYIELYYADDYSLAEIAEEFGVSRQAVYDNIKRTEKILEDYEMKLHMYSDYIVRSQIFDQILERYPKDDFLQEQIEILTSIDNRE
- a CDS encoding AI-2E family transporter, with the protein product MFRRNKLFFWTAEILLLTLIFYLWREMGAIITPFVTVVNTIMIPFLLGGFFYYITNPVVTFLEKRCKINRLIGVLVTLCALIGAIVVGVVYLLPILINQLTSLIISSQNIYSRLQDLIIDLSMNPVFQNIDIQQTIQQLNLSYVDILQNILNSVSNSLGSVLSALFSTVLILIMTPVFLIYFLLDGHKLLPMLERTVLKHDKLNLSSLLTNLNTTIARYISGIAIDAVIIGCLAYIGYSVIGLKYALVFAIFSGIANLIPYVGPSIGLIPMVIANVFTDPHRMLIAVAYMLIIQQIDGNVLYPRIVGGVMKVHPITILVLLLLSSNIYGVIGMVVAVPTYSIFKEITKFLAKLYENHKEAHKEAKELEKTESN
- the sdbB gene encoding thiol-disulfide oxidoreductase-associated lipoprotein SdbB, which produces MKKVIFAGLSLMSLFLLIACGEKETKQKSSPKQPAVQQIAVGKDAPDFTLQSMDGKEVKLSDYKGKKIYLKFWASWCGPCKKSMPELMELAAKQDRDFEILSVIAPGLQGEKTVQDFPKWYQEQGYKDIPVLYDTQATTFQAYQIRSIPTEYLIDSQGKIGKIQFGAISNADAEAAFKEMK